The Garra rufa chromosome 23, GarRuf1.0, whole genome shotgun sequence genome includes a region encoding these proteins:
- the LOC141299363 gene encoding uncharacterized protein: MPRPTDPVGHWEDLEIWLSAVTDSLLPKASEAVKHQTQDQLDNNITGIMKHDPGQSYGHKELAKITGSLSHTLIASLKRSDRQAAYLQQELKRAQRRIEQLELEAQDRREGSNETDPRATEEIARLQETLANHTQEMEHAKSARADLSDKLQYAEQLLEKARLDFRDKNSRIKALETHLNEARTEISYLTQQLDDMKEEFDSVKNELRYAYELRPEPTRTQRGEGATQKPSPAPSEETYFTPKLRELPKASHNPSHGMDLKDLDKLTRNISKFTPSVPDGQDVHSYLNDVNFHLEMRPNVTDKDRLYLLRTTSSPEVQSFLDRQPSHTKNDYQSLRQALIKEFAVPESEQGLVVALETKQGRHESSQAYYSRLREAYFGARNEPDMEQDMNFKTLFLRNLHPAVSHHLGVLACPQTMTSQQLRDLAHKAYGKQKMASEKCTKSTAVLDFNTQCQEMTLEGAQHQESFKPPPREWRPSSFNRERDFHFGARPTQRNDRWDGPRGRQHSPERYWEKSWYHPRPRENRWERSWSQPTSSGSSGNGSWESNATSPTNRRKNLQRFHTGQAQAESTHEEKTLPCFDSQELMRMMMQEFFKCKEEDRKWEKKEKPTAA, translated from the exons atgcctcgcccaacagaccccgttggtcactgggaggacctggaaatctggctaagcgccgtgacggacagcctcttacccaaagcctccgaagctgtcaaacaccagacacaagaccaactggacaacaacataacaggcatcatgaaacatgatccaggtcagagctacggacacaaagagctagcaaagatcactggctccctgagtcacaccctcatcgcctccctcaaacggagcgacagacaagccgcctatctccagcaggagctgaaacgcgcacagcgacgcatcgagcagctagagctggaggctcaagatcgacgggaagggtccaatgagacggatcccagagcaactgaggagatcgctagactacaagaaactctaGCAAACCACACACAAGAAATGGAGCACGCAAAGTCCGCCCGCGCCGACCTCAGCGACAAGCTACAGTACGCAGAGCAGCTACTGGAAAAGGCAAGGCTGGACTTCcgagacaagaacagcagaattaaagccctcgaaacacatctgaacgaggcaagaactgagataagttacctcactcaacaaCTTGACGACATGAAAGAGGAATTTGACAGTGTCAAAAATGAACTCAGATATGCTTATGAACTGCGCCCTGAGCCAACCAGGACGCAACGG GGGGAGGGAGCGACTCAGAAACCCTCGCCAGCTCCCTCTGAAGAAACCTACttcacacccaagctacgagaactccccaaggccagccataacccatcacatggcatggacctcaaagaccttgacaagctgacccgaaacatcagcaaattcaccccgagtgtgccagatggtcaagacgtccactcttacttgaatgatgtcaattttcacttagaaatgagacccaacgttactgacaaagacagactttatctgctgcgaacgacatccagccctgaagtgcagagcttcctggaccgacagccttctcacacaaagaatgactaccaatcgctccgccaagccctcatcaaggaatttgcagtcccggaatcagagcaaggactggtggtcgccctggagacaaaacagggtcgtcatgaatcctcccaggcatactatagccggcttagagaagcatacttcggagctcgcaatgaacctgacatggagcaggacatgaactttaagactctctttctgagaaatctccatcctgcagtaagccaccaccttggcgtccttGCATGCCCACAAACAATGACGTCTCAACAACTGCGAGACCTGGCGCACAAAGCCTACGGCAAGCAAAAGATGGCATCAGAAAAGTGCACCAAGTCTACTGCAGTTCTTGATTTTAACACACAATGTCAAGAAATGACCCTAGAGGGCGCCCAACACCAAGAAAGCTTCAAGCCACCTCCTAGAGAATGGAGACCATCCTCGTTCAACAGAGAGCGTGACTTTCACTTTGGCGCCCGACCTACACAAagaaacgaccgctgggatggaccaCGCGGACGACAACACTCACCTGAACGCTACTGGGAAAAATCCTGGTACCATCCAAGACCTCGTGAGAATCGATGGGAGAGATCATGGAGTCAGCCAACCTCATCAGGAAGTTCAGGAAATGGCTCGTGGGAATCTAATGCAACCAGTCCGACAAATCGACGAAAAAACTTACAAAGATTCCACACTGGTCAAGCTCAAGCTGAATCTACACATGAAGAAAAGACATTGCCgtgttttgattcacaagaaCTGATGAGAATGATGATGCAAGAGTTCTTCAAATGCAAAGAGGAGGATCGGAagtgggaaaagaaagaaaaacccactgcggcctga